One region of Cygnus atratus isolate AKBS03 ecotype Queensland, Australia chromosome 25, CAtr_DNAZoo_HiC_assembly, whole genome shotgun sequence genomic DNA includes:
- the LOC118259167 gene encoding G protein-activated inward rectifier potassium channel 1-like, producing MAAVRRKFGDEYQAVGPAGGGARRERQRFVDKNGRCNVQHGNLGGESSRYLSDLFTTLVDLKWRWNLLIFLLTYTVAWLVMASMWWGIAYLRGDLHRAHDDTYSPCVANVYNFPSAFLFFIETEATIGYGHRYITERCPEGIVLFLFQSLLGSIVDAFLIGCMFIKMSQPKKRAETLMFSRAAVVSQRDGKLCLMFRVGNLRNSHMVSAQIRCKLIKSRQTPEGEFLPLDQCELDVGFGTGADQLFLVSPLTICHEINSKSPFFCLSQRSLRSEQFEIVVILEGIVETTGMTCQARTSYTEDEVLWGHRFLPVMSLEDGFFRVDYSQFHATFEVPTPPYSVKEQEENLSLSSSLNSPIDNNKTRREKVCSLDCIDIAGEKNKLPFKLQKISSRKEDLPRRALRMSSSNTGKTCSTGDLLNIQEMSPISNGEDGDERIQLKALKMNAEA from the exons ATGGCTGCGGTGCGCAGGAAGTTTGGGGATGAGTACCAGGCGGTGGGCCCAGCCGGCGGTGGTGCCCGCAGAGAGCGGCAGCGCTTCGTGGACAAGAACGGGCGCTGCAACGTGCAGCATGGCAACCTGGGCGGCGAGAGCAGCCGTTACCTGTCCGACCTCTTCACCACGCTGGTGGACCTCAAGTGGCGCTGGAACCTGCTCATCTTCCTGCTGACCTACACGGTTGCCTGGCTGGTCATGGCTTCGATGTGGTGGGGCATCGCCTACCTGCGAGGGGACCTGCACCGGGCGCACGATGACACCTACAGTCCGTGCGTGGCTAACGTGTACAActttccctctgccttcctcttcttcataGAGACCGAAGCCACCATCGGCTATGGGCACCGCTACATTACCGAGCGCTGCCCTGAGGGCATCgtgctcttcctcttccagtcGCTGCTGGGTTCCATCGTCGACGCGTTCCTCATCGGCTGCATGTTCATCAAGATGTCCCAGCCCAAGAAGCGAGCCGAGACCCTCATGTTCAGCCGGGCCGCAGTCGTCTCGCAGCGGGATGGCAAGCTCTGCCTCATGTTCCGCGTCGGCAACCTCCGCAACAGCCACATGGTTTCTGCCCAGATCCGCTGCAAGCTGATCAAG tCCCGACAGACACCAGAGGGGGAATTTCTGCCACTAGACCAGTGTGAACTGGATGTCGGATTTGGAACTGGAGCTGACCAGCTGTTTTTAGTTTCCCCATTAACCATCTGTCATGAAATTAACTCAAAGAGcccctttttctgtctctcacaAAGATCACTAAGAAGCGAGCAATTTGAAATAGTTGTCATCCTTGAAGGAATCGTTGAGACTACCG GAATGACATGTCAAGCTAGAACCTCGTATACAGAAGATGAAGTTCTTTGGGGTCACAGATTCCTCCCGGTAATGTCCCTGGAAGACGGCTTTTTCCGTGTCGATTATTCTCAGTTTCATGCTACATTTGAAGTCCCCACTCCTCCTTACAGTGTtaaagagcaagaagaaaacctGTCTCTGTCATCTTCTTTGAATAGTCCTATTGATAACAACAAGACCAGAAGAGAAAAGGTTTGTTCACTTGACTGCATTGACAttgcaggagagaaaaacaagctcCCTTTTAAACTTCAGAAGATTAGCTCCAGAAAGGAAGACCTTCCGAGAAGAGCCCTGAGAATGAGTTCCAGTAACACAGGGAAGACTTGCAGTACCGGAGATCTCTTGAATATTCAAGAAATGAGTCCCATCTCCAATGGTGAAGACGGTGATGAAAGGATACAACTGAAAGCcttaaaaatgaatgctgagGCTTAG